The genomic region CTTGTCTTACCTTGGAACATCTGGGATCGTACTTGCAGGGGAAGAAAATGATCCAAGTCAAAATCTTACCATAAATGTCTCCGCCATGAAGCAAACCGGTTCTGCCGCCTCAGATGCTGGAAGTGGAGATATTAACCCTGGTAAGGATGGATACCAAATTTTTCTTCTGCTTCAAATGATGATCTTATAACAATGATCTATGATTCCCTATAACTGCTTGTTTCAATTTGTTAAATTCCGAACAACAACTTGATGTTTCGAAATCTGTTAACATGTTCCACAGATGGTAGCTTGGCATCCATGGATGGGAAATCTCAAGTACAAATGCCATGGCCACCCCATTTTCCTCCGTACATGCAAAGTTTTCCGGGTTCTGGATTTCAACAAATGCCTCCATATCAAGGGTACATTTTCCCTGGTATGCACGGTGCCCCCCCGTATTATCCAGGAAATATGCATTGGCCTCCGAATGTAGAGGATTCAAGCCTTGCTCGTGGTTGGGAACCGGATGATCGTAGAAGTCATAAATCATCTTCTAGGAGCAAGAAAAAATCTTCACAAAGTAAGGGCGATGAATCCACTGAGTCTAATGATACTAGCTCTGAGAGTGAACCAGAAGAGGACGTACATAAGAAAAAGCACGAAAAGAAGTCATCATCATCAAGAAAGGTTGTCATCCGTaatattaattacatttcttcGAACAGGAATGGGGATAAGGGCAGTGATTCTGAAGATAATTCTGATGAGGATGAGTTCATTGATGGAGATTCTCTCAAACAGCAAGTAGAGGAGGCTGTTGGATCACTAGGGAAACAACACAAGTCTACCTCACGCCATCATAAGAAACGCAATGGAAGCAAGCATCGAAACACTGTGTCCTACGACGAAGATGAACCGGGAACTAAAAATCCAGAGGGAGAAAAACGAAGCAATCCCTGGGATACTTTCCAAAACCTGCTCTTGCAAGACAAGGATTTGGATTCTTCTGAAGTAGATAAACAGCCTGCAAGATTCCAAGACAAATATTTTGCAAGCACGGGGACCGAGGGAGTAACAAAACCAAAGACAATCTCAAGTGATCCCTTTTTGGACTCACAGATCGGTAAGGATCATGAAGGTGAAACTCGAGGCAGAAACTTCGGGACTAATGAATTCAGTGTCTCAGTTATTAAGAGAAGAGATGGCACAAATGAGGAGTTGCTTATGTTGCAAGGCACTGATTCTGGGATCAGTTCCCGAGCTAATATATCTGATTATGCTGCAGAATCTAATATGGCCAGAACTCGCAGAGAGGGCGAATGGTTTATCAACAAAGAAGTGGATAAATCTTCGAATCAGGATGAAATGATGGGTCTCAAAATGTTTGATGGGGAAAATGCTTCTTCATTAGCTCGTGAAAGCAAGAAAGATGTTTTTGTTGATGACTCTTTCATGATTCAAGGTCCATCAGTGGGAGAATATCAATCAGATCAGTTAAGGATCGGTATAGGCATGGTTCCTGAACTCGAAGCTACTCAACAAGAACATAGCAATTCGGAAAATGTATCGAAGGCTGCTCCAGTTTCGTATGAACCAGATGACCTTTACATGGTGATTGGGCGTGGTTCAGCAGAAGAGACTGCCATGACATCTTGGACTCCAGAGATTGACTACGAAATGAACGCATTATCTGCTGAAGCCACCAGCAGGCACGCTGATGTTGAAATAACAGGTGCCAATGATAAGGGTCCTGATGCTAAAAGACTTGAGAAATCCGAGGGGAAATTTCCGAATAAAGAAGTTCATTCTAGAGTTTCAAATGGACCTCTTGTCAAGAGCAAATCTGATGTAGTATCAAAGAGCAGGAAACCACCAACAGGAAGCAAAACCATGATACGGAGAACTAAGTCCGATCAGGTATTTACCAACTCTTTTGGCCTTTAAGTTCGAGCCTGTTTTTCAATAGAATGAGATAAAAGTAGACTGAAATGTTCCAATGTAGCTAAGAGTATCTATGCATTTCTTTATTAAGCTTTCATTCATTCTCGGAAACCATGCAAACTAGCATAGCCATATCATTCTGTTTGAAACAGCATTCATCCAAAACACATACCGTTTCTCTCGATGCCttagcacatacaaaattttcaatTGTCTTGTTGATTAACATGTGGTATCGTGCTTCACGATCTGTTTCTGATAGATTATCCTCGCCCTTCTAATTTGTTATAGGAAGAGGAGAacagaaagaaaatggaggagtTAAGGATCCAGCGCCAGAAGAGGATAGCTGAGAGGAGTGCTGCCGGTGGTCTTAATCCGGTTACTTCCCGGAGGAGCTCTACCGAAAGTAAAACTTCAGCAGCTTCAACGAAGAGCCAGCCATCAACTCAAGACACTAAGAAATATCGGAAGCCAGTCCTTAGAAGTTCCACCATAGAACGCCTTGCAACTGCACGGAATACTTCAAAGGTCTCATCGGCTGAATTGAAATCGAGCCAGCCGAAAAAGCCGACATTGAAGGAAAACAGGTCTTCAACAACTCAGAAGGCTGCTCCTGCTAAGGAAAAGAAATCAAGCACAAACAAAGCCAAAGCTTCAGATATAAAAAGTGGTACAAATAAAGAACTTCCTAGTGGCGATAATGCACAAGGAAAAAGGGAGTCCAATGAGGTCAGAGTAGCATTGCCAATGGAACCAGCACCATCCTATGCAACTCAACCTACTGACATTGTTGATGATTTCAAGGACATTCAAGAATTGCAGACTACCCCAATCGAAAAGACCGAAGGAAATGCAACTTCGAAACCAAAGCCGTCGGGGGAAGACCAAAGCTCAAATGCCAAAATGGTTACCGTAAATAAGCCAATGCAATTAGATCATGTAAAAGGTGATGAAGAATTTACTATGCCAACTAAAGTTGTTTCTGAAGATAACATAGCACCAGAAGGATTTGGTAAAGATATTCCGGAGACAACGGTCCATCCTGTGCCGCCAGTGCCAAGCAAGACGGTAAGATTTTCGACTGTAAATATTGAAGAGATGGGTACAATGAATGAGAAATATCAGTCGCCTAGGATTCCTGAAATAGAGATCTCAACTCCACCTCCAAATGATGGAATGGACAAGGAACCAATGCATAGCAGGAAGAAATGGAACAATGAGGAGAGCCCTCCTAAAGCAGCCAAAGGGTTTAGAAAGCTTCTTTTCTTTGGAAGAAAAAGCAAAAACTATGCTACTGCTTAGTGTATGCTTGTCTTTCCATATTGCTTATGCTTCGGGTTTTCAGTTTTTTCGGGTGGAACGTACCAATAAGGCCTTTGATGTTGCTGCCATTCAAGGATTCATGAACTTATAAATAAAATTGGTGAAAAAAAGAGAGAGATTCGTAATGTAATTTA from Gossypium arboreum isolate Shixiya-1 chromosome 1, ASM2569848v2, whole genome shotgun sequence harbors:
- the LOC108483048 gene encoding COP1-interacting protein 7, yielding MDFRTRLDYALFQLTPTRTRCDLVIFAGKENEKLASGLLEPFISHLKAAKDQISKGGYSVTLRPVASSPPWFTKGTLLRFVRFVSTPEVLERFVTVEREIEQIENSIQSYEANAAGTTDPDGNFQKPYTSSKSKGEFDGTEDDVPEETSKVRLQRVLETRKKVLCKEQAMAYARALVAGYEPDNIDDLISFSDTFGASRLREACINFMDLCKRKNEDRLWMAELAAMQACPRPDLSYLGTSGIVLAGEENDPSQNLTINVSAMKQTGSAASDAGSGDINPDGSLASMDGKSQVQMPWPPHFPPYMQSFPGSGFQQMPPYQGYIFPGMHGAPPYYPGNMHWPPNVEDSSLARGWEPDDRRSHKSSSRSKKKSSQSKGDESTESNDTSSESEPEEDVHKKKHEKKSSSSRKVVIRNINYISSNRNGDKGSDSEDNSDEDEFIDGDSLKQQVEEAVGSLGKQHKSTSRHHKKRNGSKHRNTVSYDEDEPGTKNPEGEKRSNPWDTFQNLLLQDKDLDSSEVDKQPARFQDKYFASTGTEGVTKPKTISSDPFLDSQIGKDHEGETRGRNFGTNEFSVSVIKRRDGTNEELLMLQGTDSGISSRANISDYAAESNMARTRREGEWFINKEVDKSSNQDEMMGLKMFDGENASSLARESKKDVFVDDSFMIQGPSVGEYQSDQLRIGIGMVPELEATQQEHSNSENVSKAAPVSYEPDDLYMVIGRGSAEETAMTSWTPEIDYEMNALSAEATSRHADVEITGANDKGPDAKRLEKSEGKFPNKEVHSRVSNGPLVKSKSDVVSKSRKPPTGSKTMIRRTKSDQEEENRKKMEELRIQRQKRIAERSAAGGLNPVTSRRSSTESKTSAASTKSQPSTQDTKKYRKPVLRSSTIERLATARNTSKVSSAELKSSQPKKPTLKENRSSTTQKAAPAKEKKSSTNKAKASDIKSGTNKELPSGDNAQGKRESNEVRVALPMEPAPSYATQPTDIVDDFKDIQELQTTPIEKTEGNATSKPKPSGEDQSSNAKMVTVNKPMQLDHVKGDEEFTMPTKVVSEDNIAPEGFGKDIPETTVHPVPPVPSKTVRFSTVNIEEMGTMNEKYQSPRIPEIEISTPPPNDGMDKEPMHSRKKWNNEESPPKAAKGFRKLLFFGRKSKNYATA